The stretch of DNA GCCCTGCAGGGAGCCACCACACTTCCAGTCCTGCAAGCCTTCCAAAGCAGCTGCATAGAGATGACAGGGACTGGGGCAGTGGTGACTGGCCTGTCCTGATGAGTGCCTGCTGTCATGCGTCACCATCTACCCGCTAATATGAGTTCCACAACCCCAGCCTCAGAGGCCTAGGGGACATGTGCCACAGCCGCTCAAGCAGAAGCACAGGATCTTTTAGAAGCCAGCAGGAAACGAGGACAGTCCCACATTCATCCCTCTCCTGGCCAGATAGATTTGTCCCAGTATCCTGTGGCTATACCTGCTTGGCTGTCCCCTGCTACTGGCTGCCCATGTGACCCAGCTCCTTCACTACAAAAGCAGGGAAGAGGACTCAGATGCTGAGGATGCTGGGGGaggatgagggaggagagagagaggtccaGACGGTGAGACAGCGAGAAGACTAGTGCGAGATCAAGATGGAGGTGCACAGTGGAGATCAAGATGGAGGTGCACAGTGGAGAGCAAGATGGAGGTGCACAGTGGAGAGCAAGAGAGGCGGTGAAGGCAGACCGCGGTGAGCGTGAGGCTGAGCAGTGACCCCGGGGGCAGAGAGCGGGTGTAAGGAGACAGCCCAGGGGAGATGCCACTTACTTCTTCTTGTCCTTGTCTTTCCTCAAGGGCTGCTGTGAAGTGGCATGCAAGGCCTGAGACTGCAGGGCCTCCATGGCTGCCTTCCTGCAGTTGAAGGCGTTggtctcctcctccagctccctgcgCTTCTCCTCCACCTTGCGCTTCTCCTCCTGGTGGATTCGCTTCAGGTGCTCAAACTTCTcatggagctggggaggagggggaagaagggaggcaacTGGGTATGGGCAGACTAGGTCCCCTACCTCCCCATCAGCCAGCCTGCCCTGGCACTTCCTCTCCGCAGCGAGGCCTGACACACACCTCCcgttctttctccttcaactcaAGTTCTGTCTCCTTCACTTTGTTGACGAACATCTGTcgcatctcttcctccttcctctgcagctCACTCAGGAACTCCTTCCTCTTGGCCTCGTATGTCTCTTGGAGGCTGTGGAGACCCAAAGGAGAGGCCAAAGGTAGAAGTGGGGCTGTCAAGAGCaatagagtcagggagatgctggGGACAAGAGGATTCGGGGctcccaccagcctctgccttcggGCTTACAAGGCCTGAGAGAGCAAGTGCTGGCGTGACAAGAGTGGCTGAGGCAGCACAGCGCAGGCTATCACCTGAAGGGCTGGCTGTCACCATCACTGTCCTGGAAGCCCATCTCCTCCAACTTGCAGCGTCGGTAGAGCTCGTAGTGCCGACTGTGGGTCTGCTCCCGCAGGTCCTCCATGTTCACCCGAATCAACATCTCCCGCAGCTTCACGAAGTCACAGTGGTTCTCGTTCTCCACTGAAAGGGGGGGCGTGAGAGGCATGAGACAGGCACGCAGATAGGTGGAGGACGGCGGGGCAGGACTTGGGTGCCTTGGTGGCTCCAAAGCAGCATGAGGCAGGTGTGCAGATCGGCAGGGGGAGAGCAAGACAATGGTCAGGGGGCTTTGGTGGTTCCCCAGAGCAAAACAAACATGCAGATGGTTGGGGGTACAAGCCAGACAGTGGTTGGATGCCTTCACGGTTCCACAGCATGAAACAGgcatggaaacaggcagaggaaCAGCAGGAGAGTGGCCACATGCCTCAGGGAGCTCCAGAGTGAGGCAGCCATGAAGATGGGCAGAGGGTAGCAGGACAGTGGTTAGGGCCTCGGCTGGCAGGACACAAGGAGACTGAGCTGAGGCCCCAGCTGGGGAGAGGCTCGCCCCACACTCACCCTGCACCACTCCCCAAGGGTACTGTCGAGCTCGAACCAGCTTGTTGCCCACCTTCACCTCCTCTGTGCTGCCCACCACAGCAAAAGGCAGGTGTGCCTAAAAGGGGGCCCAGGTATATATGTGAGCGCTGTGCTGAACAAGGGGGCAGACTTTCTCACACCCCTGCACCCTAGGGAGGGGCCACCGCCTTTGACAAGGCTCTTTTACAAGGGTTAGaggctcagttcctgcctctctcAGAGAAATGCTCTAGACTCCCGACTGGGTTTTCCTGTCTGTGGTGTGTTCGTCTCAGGCCAGCACAGCTCTCTGACAGGACCTGTGACCCCTGGTCATATAAGTGCTTGCTCCTTCAGATATCACATTCCCACCCTGAGTTTACCTGTGACACGCAGATCAGGGGACCCTTAGTGCAAACCCAAAATCCAAATCCTCtagtctggtgcccacagaattCAGGCCTGGGAGGCATACGCGCCTACCCACGCTGTGCAGGATAACATTCTGGGAAGCTGAGTCCCATCTCAGACTGGTGTCCTCAAGCCCTCTGACTCGGGAGCCCCGAGGCCCCTGCCCAGCACTCACATTCATGACTGCGTTGATCTCTGCAACAGCCTCGTCGTCTGTGGGGAACTGGTAGATCTGGACTCCATTGCTGACCAGCTCACCCATGatcttgatcttgaacttgtggaGCTCGCTCTTGGAGATGGTGTCGGCCTTGGCAATGATGGGAATTATGTTCACCTGTGAAGGTCGGGGGCAGCAGGTTAGTTGCCTATCTTGAGTAATGATCACTGACCATGGACAAACACTAAGAGCAGAAAATCAGGAAGACAGGGTCTCCAATGATCAGTTGCGGCCACTATGATATCAGGAACCTTAACAAGTAGCTGTAATGCTTCTCTGGGCCCCAGCTCCCCAGTACAACTTCCCAGCACCCCATCTGACCACCAGGGGCATATTCAACTTGGACCCAGGATGCTCTAAAGGTCCAAATTGGCCTTGGGTCAGACAGAAACAGTAGTGGTGGCCAAGCCAACCACTAAGCAGGCAAGATGACCCAGGAATAGCAGCTATGGAAAAAACCTGGAACTCTCCCAGGCCAAGGTTACCCTATTTTTCATGGTGacaatcaactcctgagatgaaAAGGCAGTCACAAGGGCCGAGAGAACTAAGAGGATCCGGGTCCTCCAGGACCCCCAGACCTTGCCGACACCCCATGAAACTGCTCTCTATCTCTACCCTCATTCACAATTCCATCTGAGTCATTCTCCTCTCCTAGTGGCTCAGAAGAGAGCCGGGGGAGCCATGTCAGACAGGAAAGAAGCGAGGAGAGGAAGTAGAGATgagaggctggaggaagagggacTCTGGGCAGAGGCTCTGCAGGAGGGCTTCGTCAttgtataaggaaaaaaatagacaaaaagcaGAGCTCCAAGTGAGAAGGAAGTTGCTGAGAACGAAGCTCTGAAAAGCTCAGTGAGGACCAAGCTGACCACAGGGTGACCAACTGCAGTCACCACACTGCCTTTCAGAGGCAGATGGCAGAGGTCAGCTGACAAGGAGGGTACGTACCTTGCTATCTAGTTTCTTCATGGTCACCAGATCCAGGGATTTCAAGGAGTGCCCGGTGGGTGTGATAAAGTAGAGGCACACATGGATCCTCGTGTCGTGGTAGTCAAAGAGGGAACGGCGGATCTTCAGCTCCTCCTGGAGATAGTTTTCAAACTGCGCGTCGATGTAGTCAACTATGGGCCTGTAACTACAGACAACTTCATCACCTGGGAGGCAGACGCTGGTTGCAGCAAGGGCAGCCTAGAGCCCAAGCCAGGGTatccccactctcctccctgcCCTATCTAGTACAGGAGGCTGACTGACCCCTTCTTATACCCTCCGAGAGGAAGAACTGGTCTGTCAATGGCCCAAGACCTCAGCCCTTCCCCCACAGCCTTCCTAGGTCACCTTAACACTATATGTATGGGGCAGTTTGAAGCAGGAAGTGATTGGGA from Microtus ochrogaster isolate Prairie Vole_2 chromosome 7, MicOch1.0, whole genome shotgun sequence encodes:
- the Sept8 gene encoding septin-8 isoform X4, with protein sequence MAATDLERISNAEPEPRSLSLGGHVGFDSLPDQLVSKSVSQGFSFNILCVGETGIGKSTLMNTLFNTTFETEEASHHEECVRLRPQTYDLQESNVHLKLTIVDAVGFGDQINKDDRPIVDYIDAQFENYLQEELKIRRSLFDYHDTRIHVCLYFITPTGHSLKSLDLVTMKKLDSKVNIIPIIAKADTISKSELHKFKIKIMGELVSNGVQIYQFPTDDEAVAEINAVMNAHLPFAVVGSTEEVKVGNKLVRARQYPWGVVQVENENHCDFVKLREMLIRVNMEDLREQTHSRHYELYRRCKLEEMGFQDSDGDSQPFSLQETYEAKRKEFLSELQRKEEEMRQMFVNKVKETELELKEKERELHEKFEHLKRIHQEEKRKVEEKRRELEEETNAFNCRKAAMEALQSQALHATSQQPLRKDKDKKKAGGWSSIYSVTIP
- the Sept8 gene encoding septin-8 isoform X5; the encoded protein is MAATDLERISNAEPEPRSLSLGGHVGFDSLPDQLVSKSVSQGFSFNILCVGETGIGKSTLMNTLFNTTFETEEASHHEECVRLRPQTYDLQESNVHLKLTIVDAVGFGDQINKDDSYRPIVDYIDAQFENYLQEELKIRRSLFDYHDTRIHVCLYFITPTGHSLKSLDLVTMKKLDSKVNIIPIIAKADTISKSELHKFKIKIMGELVSNGVQIYQFPTDDEAVAEINAVMNAHLPFAVVGSTEEVKVGNKLVRARQYPWGVVQVENENHCDFVKLREMLIRVNMEDLREQTHSRHYELYRRCKLEEMGFQDSDGDSQPFSLQETYEAKRKEFLSELQRKEEEMRQMFVNKVKETELELKEKERELHEKFEHLKRIHQEEKRKVEEKRRELEEETNAFNCRKAAMEALQSQALHATSQQPLRKDKDKKN
- the Sept8 gene encoding septin-8 isoform X6 — translated: MNTLFNTTFETEEASHHEECVRLRPQTYDLQESNVHLKLTIVDAVGFGDQINKDDSYRPIVDYIDAQFENYLQEELKIRRSLFDYHDTRIHVCLYFITPTGHSLKSLDLVTMKKLDSKVNIIPIIAKADTISKSELHKFKIKIMGELVSNGVQIYQFPTDDEAVAEINAVMNAHLPFAVVGSTEEVKVGNKLVRARQYPWGVVQVENENHCDFVKLREMLIRVNMEDLREQTHSRHYELYRRCKLEEMGFQDSDGDSQPFSLQETYEAKRKEFLSELQRKEEEMRQMFVNKVKETELELKEKERELHEKFEHLKRIHQEEKRKVEEKRRELEEETNAFNCRKAAMEALQSQALHATSQQPLRKDKDKKNRSDIGAQQSGMSLSSSKVMMTKANVEPLNCSSWWPAIQCCSCLVRDATWREGFL
- the Sept8 gene encoding septin-8 isoform X2; translated protein: MAATDLERISNAEPEPRSLSLGGHVGFDSLPDQLVSKSVSQGFSFNILCVGETGIGKSTLMNTLFNTTFETEEASHHEECVRLRPQTYDLQESNVHLKLTIVDAVGFGDQINKDDRPIVDYIDAQFENYLQEELKIRRSLFDYHDTRIHVCLYFITPTGHSLKSLDLVTMKKLDSKVNIIPIIAKADTISKSELHKFKIKIMGELVSNGVQIYQFPTDDEAVAEINAVMNAHLPFAVVGSTEEVKVGNKLVRARQYPWGVVQVENENHCDFVKLREMLIRVNMEDLREQTHSRHYELYRRCKLEEMGFQDSDGDSQPFSLQETYEAKRKEFLSELQRKEEEMRQMFVNKVKETELELKEKERELHEKFEHLKRIHQEEKRKVEEKRRELEEETNAFNCRKAAMEALQSQALHATSQQPLRKDKDKKNRSDIGAQQSGMSLSSSKVMMTKANVEPLNCSSWWPAIQCCSCLVRDATWREGFL
- the Sept8 gene encoding septin-8 isoform X3 codes for the protein MAATDLERISNAEPEPRSLSLGGHVGFDSLPDQLVSKSVSQGFSFNILCVGETGIGKSTLMNTLFNTTFETEEASHHEECVRLRPQTYDLQESNVHLKLTIVDAVGFGDQINKDDSYRPIVDYIDAQFENYLQEELKIRRSLFDYHDTRIHVCLYFITPTGHSLKSLDLVTMKKLDSKVNIIPIIAKADTISKSELHKFKIKIMGELVSNGVQIYQFPTDDEAVAEINAVMNAHLPFAVVGSTEEVKVGNKLVRARQYPWGVVQVENENHCDFVKLREMLIRVNMEDLREQTHSRHYELYRRCKLEEMGFQDSDGDSQPFSLQETYEAKRKEFLSELQRKEEEMRQMFVNKVKETELELKEKERELHEKFEHLKRIHQEEKRKVEEKRRELEEETNAFNCRKAAMEALQSQALHATSQQPLRKDKDKKKAGGWSSIYSVTIP
- the Sept8 gene encoding septin-8 isoform X1, yielding MAATDLERISNAEPEPRSLSLGGHVGFDSLPDQLVSKSVSQGFSFNILCVGETGIGKSTLMNTLFNTTFETEEASHHEECVRLRPQTYDLQESNVHLKLTIVDAVGFGDQINKDDSYRPIVDYIDAQFENYLQEELKIRRSLFDYHDTRIHVCLYFITPTGHSLKSLDLVTMKKLDSKVNIIPIIAKADTISKSELHKFKIKIMGELVSNGVQIYQFPTDDEAVAEINAVMNAHLPFAVVGSTEEVKVGNKLVRARQYPWGVVQVENENHCDFVKLREMLIRVNMEDLREQTHSRHYELYRRCKLEEMGFQDSDGDSQPFSLQETYEAKRKEFLSELQRKEEEMRQMFVNKVKETELELKEKERELHEKFEHLKRIHQEEKRKVEEKRRELEEETNAFNCRKAAMEALQSQALHATSQQPLRKDKDKKKSDIGAQQSGMSLSSSKVMMTKANVEPLNCSSWWPAIQCCSCLVRDATWREGFL